The following proteins come from a genomic window of Bradysia coprophila strain Holo2 unplaced genomic scaffold, BU_Bcop_v1 contig_138, whole genome shotgun sequence:
- the LOC119073512 gene encoding protein bric-a-brac 1-like, translating into MSETPSPPSITPAEAVEQEDADNESIPSQTPPLQNLPKLRSPSVGPPSQPPQQQQQQQSQKQCEINEPSSSNPQQFCLRWNNYQSNLTSVFDQLLQNESFVDVTLVCDGHSIKAHKIVLSACSPYFQDLFFENPCKHPVIIMLDIKWPVLKAAVDFMYKGEINVCQDQISPLLRVAEMLKIRGLADVNGNDNEIAIPQQTKAFSETVNELKRQRITPKEWANISGSSNIDVTQNSNSRNRKRRWPSTENNSTAGSPVNMTTTPEHPSFGTSSPIPPNAHGPSTSTPISTYPMQSPLEAIGLSAMNMNHPDDLEIKPEIAEMIREEERTKLMQNTNAWLDASTSASIADSYQYQLQSMWQKCWNTNQNLIHHQRFRERGPLKSWRPETMAEAIFSVLKDGLSLSQAARKYDIPYPTFVLYSNRVHNMLGPSIEGGIEDLRPKGRGRPQRILLGLWPDEHIKGVIKTVVFRDANEMKDDGVHLVDGRPSDRPMYNIPPSNMTSVMVEGIFSKFST; encoded by the exons ATGTCAGAAACCCCGTCACCACCCTCGATAACACCAGCTGAGGCCGTCGAACAGGAAGATGCAGACAACGAGAGTATTCCGTCACAGACACCTCCATTGCAAAATTTACCCAAACTAAGATCACCATCAGTCGGACCACCATCACAACCGccccaacaacaacaacaacaacaatcgcAAAAACAATGTGAAATAAATGAGCCATCGTCGTCTAATCCACAACAATTTTGTCTTCGATGGAACAATTACCAATCCAACCTGACAAGTGTTTTCGATCAACTGCTACAAAATGAATCGTTCGTCGATGTTACGCTAGTTTGTGATGGTCACTCAATTAAGGCCCACAAAATAGTACTGTCCGCTTGCAGTCCATATTTTcaagatttatttttcgaaaatccgTGCAAACATCCCGTTATTATAATGTTAGACATAAAGTGGCCAGTCTTAAAGGCAGCTGTTGATTTTATGTACAAAGGTGAAATAAACGTTTGCCAAGATCAAATTAGTCCATTGTTACGAGTGGccgaaatgttaaaaattcgAGGTCTGGCCGATGTGAATGGAAATGATAATGAAATTGCAATACCGCAACAAACAAAAGCGTTTAGCGAAACCGTTAACGAACTGAAACGGCAGAGAATAACaccaaaagaatgggcaaacaTCAGTGGCAGTAGTAACATTGATGTGACGCAAAATTCCAATTCCCGAAATCGCAAACGCCGTTGGCCATCCACAGAGAATAACAGTACAGCTGGCAGTCCAGTTAATATGACAACAACTCCCGAACACCCTTCGTTCGGCACATCATCGCCCATTCCACCAAATGCTCATGGCCCGTCAACATCAACACCCATTTCTACATACCCCATGCAATCACCACTTGAAGCTATTGGTTTGTCGGCTATGAACATGAATCATCCAGATGATTTAGAAATAAAACCAGAAATTGCCGAAATGATTCGTGAAGAAGAACGG ACAAAGCTCATGCAAAACACAAATGCATGGTTAGACGCATCCACATCTGCTTCGATAGCTG ACAGCTACCAATACCAATTGCAATCAATGTGGCAAAAATGCTGGAACACAAACCAAAACCTTATCCACCATCAGCGATTCCGTGAACGCGGTCCGTTGAAATCGTGGCGACCGGAAACTATGGCCGAGGCAATATTTAGTGTACTCAAAGACGGACTATCGCTATCGCAGGCAGCTCGAAAGTACGACATTCCATATCcgacttttgttttatattcgAATCGTGTTCACAATATGCTGGGTCCATCGATCGAAGGTGGTATTGAGGATTTACGGCCGAAGGGACGCGGTAGACCGCAACGCATTTTATTGGGCCTATGGCCGGACGAACACATTAAAGGTGTTATTAAGACTGTTGTATTTCGTGatgcaaatgaaatgaaggATGATGGTGTGCATTTAGTGGACGGTCGGCCGTCTGATAGGCCGATGTATAATATTCCACCGTCGAACATGACATCGGTTATGGTCGAAgggatattttcgaaatttagtACGTGA